Proteins from one Salvelinus sp. IW2-2015 linkage group LG9, ASM291031v2, whole genome shotgun sequence genomic window:
- the slc25a47b gene encoding solute carrier family 25 member 47-B isoform X2, which produces MHFADFVAGSVGGAFGVAVGYPLDTVKANGFYRGMSMPVTTVSISSSVVFGVYRNVLQCLHQLRSTSTGLDFLPAKVDFFLSGLSGGVAQVSVMAPADIVKVRMQCQMVHQGLDAQQPKYRGPMHCLLTIAREEGFLGLYKGAGALALRDGPSFATYFTIYHVICEQLSPPGNTQPEWNVVLLAGGLSGMCGWCIGTPMDVIKSRLQVDGMGKRRYTGFFHCIAQSIRTEGPGVLFKGLGLNCIRAFPVNMSVFAMYEVVVRLLRPKT; this is translated from the exons ATGCATTTTGCAGATTTCGTTGCTGGTTCCGTTGGAG GAGCCTTTGGAGTGGCTGTGGGGTATCCTTTGGACACAGTGAAG GCGAATGGATTCTACAGGGGCATGTCCATGCCAGTCACCACTGTGTCCATCAGCTCCTCTGTAGTGTTTGGCGTCTACAGAAATGTCCTGCAGTGTTTACATCAACTACGATCCACCTCCACAGGTTTGGATTTTCTGCCAGCCAAAGTGGACTTCTTCTTGTCCGGGTTGTCAGGAGGTGTTGCCCAG gtatctgtgatggCACCAGCTGACATAGTAAAAGTACGGATGCAGTGCCAGATGGTACACCAAGGCTTGGACGCTCAGCAACCCAAGTATCGCGGCCCAATGCACTGTCTGCTGACCATCGCTCGTGAAGAGGGCTTCCTCGGACTGTACAAGGGAGCTGGTGCCCTCGCCCTGCGAGACGGCCCCTCCTTTGCCACCTACTTCACTATTTACCACGTTATCTGTGAGCAGCTATCCCCACCTGGGAATACCCAGCCAG AGTGGAACGTGGTTCTGCTTGCTGGTGGACTGTCAGGGATGTGTGGCTGGTGCATAGGGACACCCATGGACGTGATCAAATCCCGTTTGCAGGTGGATGGTATGGGCAAGAGGAGATACACAGGTTTCTTCCACTGCATCGCACAGAGCATACGCACTGAGGGGCCAGGCGTTCTCTTCAAAGGCCTGGGCCTCAATTGCATACGGGCCTTCCCTGTCAACATGTCCGTGTTCGCCATGTACGAGGTGGTTGTGCGCCTCCTCCGACCGAAAACTTGA
- the slc25a47b gene encoding solute carrier family 25 member 47-B isoform X1: MHFADFVAGSVGGAFGVAVGYPLDTVKVRIQTQRRFTGVWQCIHTTWKTEGANGFYRGMSMPVTTVSISSSVVFGVYRNVLQCLHQLRSTSTGLDFLPAKVDFFLSGLSGGVAQVSVMAPADIVKVRMQCQMVHQGLDAQQPKYRGPMHCLLTIAREEGFLGLYKGAGALALRDGPSFATYFTIYHVICEQLSPPGNTQPEWNVVLLAGGLSGMCGWCIGTPMDVIKSRLQVDGMGKRRYTGFFHCIAQSIRTEGPGVLFKGLGLNCIRAFPVNMSVFAMYEVVVRLLRPKT; this comes from the exons ATGCATTTTGCAGATTTCGTTGCTGGTTCCGTTGGAG GAGCCTTTGGAGTGGCTGTGGGGTATCCTTTGGACACAGTGAAG GTGAGAATACAGACACAAAGGAGATTCACAGGAGTTTGGCAATGTATTCATACTACATGGAAGACAGAAGGG GCGAATGGATTCTACAGGGGCATGTCCATGCCAGTCACCACTGTGTCCATCAGCTCCTCTGTAGTGTTTGGCGTCTACAGAAATGTCCTGCAGTGTTTACATCAACTACGATCCACCTCCACAGGTTTGGATTTTCTGCCAGCCAAAGTGGACTTCTTCTTGTCCGGGTTGTCAGGAGGTGTTGCCCAG gtatctgtgatggCACCAGCTGACATAGTAAAAGTACGGATGCAGTGCCAGATGGTACACCAAGGCTTGGACGCTCAGCAACCCAAGTATCGCGGCCCAATGCACTGTCTGCTGACCATCGCTCGTGAAGAGGGCTTCCTCGGACTGTACAAGGGAGCTGGTGCCCTCGCCCTGCGAGACGGCCCCTCCTTTGCCACCTACTTCACTATTTACCACGTTATCTGTGAGCAGCTATCCCCACCTGGGAATACCCAGCCAG AGTGGAACGTGGTTCTGCTTGCTGGTGGACTGTCAGGGATGTGTGGCTGGTGCATAGGGACACCCATGGACGTGATCAAATCCCGTTTGCAGGTGGATGGTATGGGCAAGAGGAGATACACAGGTTTCTTCCACTGCATCGCACAGAGCATACGCACTGAGGGGCCAGGCGTTCTCTTCAAAGGCCTGGGCCTCAATTGCATACGGGCCTTCCCTGTCAACATGTCCGTGTTCGCCATGTACGAGGTGGTTGTGCGCCTCCTCCGACCGAAAACTTGA